The genome window CACTATGAACACATCAAGCAAACACACCCACTCCCTAAACACACTGAGAACACACCAAGCAAATACACCCACTCCCTAAACACACTGTGAACACATCAAGCAAACACACCCACTCCCTAAACACACTGAGAACACACCAAGCAAATACACCCACTCCCTaaacacactgtgaacacacCCATCCTCTAAACACACTGTGAACACATCaagcaaacacacccaccccctaaacACTCTGAACACATCaagcaaacacacccaccccctacagaCACTGTGAACACATCaagcaaacacacccaccccctaaagACACTGTGAACACATCAagcaaacacacccaccctctaAAGACACTgtgaacacaacaagcaaacacacccAACCCCTAAAGACATGCTGTGAACACATCAagcaaacacccccaccccctaaatacATACTGTGTACACATCAAccaaacacccccaacccctaaacACTCTGTGAACACATCaagcaaacacacccaccccctaaagacacactgaacacatcaaccaaacacccccaccccctaaacacactgtgaacacacccccactgccaaacacacactgtcaacatatCAAGCAAACAGTCTGGAAGCGTGGGTGATGACTCTGTGGCTCATACGAGTCAGCCTGTCCTTGTATGTGAGCATGGCCCTGTCCTCCGTGACCAGGTCACACTtcatgtctctcctcccccctcccctctcctcccccttctccccacctctctcctcctcacactGCCGGTAGTGATGAACCACCGCAACCTTCTCCCTAACCTCCATGCTTCTGTAGCCGTCTGACAGACTTTTGCTGAGGTGGTGGATGCCCAGCTCAAAGACTGTCAAGGGCCGCACCATCAGTTTGTTCCTCACCCTGCTCGCTGCCACTGTTCGGTGCACGTGCTGGAAGTAGAGGATGTTCTCAGAATCTTGTGGTGGCAGTCGGGTCGGGTCGAAGAAAACACTTTTGAAGACCAAAGCAGCAATGGCAGAGGAATGTTTTTCGTCATGCTGCGTGAATATTTTGTCCAGCATTTCAGGCCAGGTTCGTGTCAGTCGAGGCATGAGCATCTCATCGAGGTCCATGAAGAGGAGGTGGCGGAAGGACGCCATGTTGTGGTAAAGACAATCCTGAATGGCCAGCAGCTGTCCATGGTACCAGACACCATCCGGGGACTGGGACACGTTCCCTGGAAGGTTCCAGTCCGTCATGGAAAGTGATGCATCTTTGTCCCTCAGGGAATGGTGGATCAGAAATTTCTTGATTTCCAGGGATGTGTCGTTGCCTGTGTACATGAATACCCTGTTTGCACCCAGCACTTTGCACATCTGGATGAAGTGGATGATGGAGGCAAGGTTAGGTTGTCCAAAAAGCGGTGGGACGCATACTCCTATGTTGGACACGTTTTGTTCCGTCTGTGGTGGaattgttttcagtttcaatactgtgtgtgtgctgcgagTGTGCCTTTGGCTTAACGGTGCCACTGAAATTTGTTGAGGCAGAGTTTTCATGGTATTTGGTAAAACACAGGAGTATATCCACCCCTCATAGTGTTTTCCATGGTTTTCACACATTCTGTAAGGCTGAGCAAAGAGGGTGTGGTTCTTTTTTGCCTTGTTGGCAGTAATGCAGACAAGACCGTCTTGGTCTTTCCTGTGTTGTAGCACAAACAGTCTGACAGTGGCATTGCCTTTCTGACGCAGATCAAGAAAAGTGCCAAACACATACATCCCTCCGACTGGAATGAAATTGACCACTCGTTGTGTATCATGTTTCAGTTGCGAGatggcaccatcaccaccaaactgTGTGAAGTTGTccatactgtttttgttttccgaTCTTCCAGCTAAATTTTCGCCCATGTCTTCCACTGCAGGTTTTCCAGCTCTCTGTTGTGCATGATGTTTTAGTGGAGAGTTGTCAGCATCACCACCAAAATGTGTGTAGCCATGCGTCATACTGTTTTCCAACCTTCCAGCAGGATCCAGCGCTAACCTTTCACCTTTGTCTTCCAGTCTGTTTTTCCAAGGCTGTCTGTAGGAAAGATCGTCTGTCTCTATGCTTTGAACAGCAGGTGTGTGTTCATAGTCCAGAAAGCGAAGCTCATCCTTTTCTGGTCGTTTGACGGGATTGACAGGAAGCAGAATTTGCACCTGGCAGATGAGTCCCAAGTAGCTCATGGAACAGAAGGTGAGGAACAGCAAGGTTTGCTTCACTCTGGAAAACCTGgacatttttgtgggttttttccccaaTTTTTATCAACAGTTTTTACAGGAGGGGcattttttagggggtgggtgggtggtggctgGGGGTAGCTTTAATGAAGGTCTTTTGAAGATGTCAGATGAAAGATTGATGGTTCATCAAAAGGTTTCTGCAATAGATGAAATTGGATGTGCCTGTTGCGTTATCTGTAACTGAATACTTGTCATTTGGAAATGAGATTTTAATGGGATTATGCTTTCTGACTGTCAAGGACAAGAGAAAAAATCAGTCTCTCGCAGTCTGTTGTGGTAATTTTGACCAGTTATTAACcacagaaggaaagaaggcacAAGGAAGTggcattttctgtttcttgaGGTCTCCAGTGTGGATTGGTGGACAGAAGAAAGTTGAGCAGTGAAGGTGGAAGCAGTTCCAGTTGTCTGGATGGTCACAGCAGTGGTTGGGATCAAAAGTCTGTGCAGTGGTTAGGCGTGATGACTTGTGGACTGTGCACTCTGAAACAACCAACAGAACAGATGATAGAATTGATTGTGCTGTTGGTGAATCATTATTAACTTCAAGTCCATTCTGTGTCATGTCAGCATGTAAAAAGAAGTATTTCCTTAATTAAGAAAGTTTTCCATTGCAAGTAAAATCATGCATCATACACTGTATCAGCTTGGAATGATTGGGTCTTTTAGATGCATGGATGCACACTATCAACCgtaagtgcatgcgtgtgtgcatgtgtgtgtgcacagtgagtGACAGAAACATTAATAgatgaaattcacacacacacacacacacacacacacacacacacacacacagacacaaccctcTTCCGCCTCCCCTGCCTACcctccacccacaacacacagagcagaaGAGGTGCCAGTGACGTTGACTCCCCAGGCGTCAAAATAAAACTAAAACCAGGATTTCCGGACGATAAGCCAGGGGCCTTGATGTAGGCTGCCAATCTCTGCTCTCCCTTTGGACAGGTTTACATTTACTGCTGCCAGGTGAATCACATGGCCTttcgaatacatacatacatgacctccctcccccgcttccctccctctcccccccaccgtgttcccttccctctccccctcttaccccccccccccccaccgtgttcccttccgtctccccctcttaccctccccccccaccgtgttcccttctctctctccctcttacccccccccccccaccgtgttcccttccgtctccccctcttactctcccccccccaccgtgttcccttctctctctccctcttaccccccccccccaccgtgttcccttctctctccccctcttacccccccccccccccaccgtgttCCCTTTCCGTCTCCCcctcttactctcccccccccacagtgttcccttctctctccccctcttaccccccccccccgccccccccactgtGTTCCCTTCCGTCTCCCcctcttactctcccccccccccacagtgttcccttccctctccccctcttaccccccccctccccaccgtgttcccttccctctccccctcttacccccccccccccaccgtgttcccttccctctccccctcttactcccccccccccaccgtgttcccttctctctccccctcttactctcccccccccaccgtgttcccttctctctccccctcttactctcccccccccaccgtgttcccttccctctccccctcttactccccccccccccaccgtgttcccttctctctccccctcttactctcccccccccccccccccaccgtgttcccttctctctccccctcttactctccccccccaccgtgttcccttctctctccccctcttactcccccccccccaccgtgttcccttctctctctccctcttactctcgccccccccccccaccgtgttcccttctctctctccctcttactctccccccccccccccccaccgtgttcccttctctctctccctcttactctccccccccccccaccactgtgttcccttctctctccccctcttactccccccccccccaccaccgtgttcccttctctctccccctcttactcccccccccaccaccaccgtgttcccttctctctccccctcttactctcccccccccccccaccaccgtgttcccttccctctccccctcttactctccccccccccaccgtgttcccctctctctccccctcttactcccccccccacccaaaccgtgttcccttctctctccccccttactcccccccccccccactgtgttcccttctctctccccctcttactctcccccccccacccccccccaccgtgttcccttctctctctccctcttactctccccccccccaccgtgttcccttctctctccccctcttactctccccccccccaccgtgttcccttctctctctccctcttactctcccccccccccccactgtgttcccttctctctccccctcttactctcccccccccccccccaccgtgttcccttctctctctccctcttactctcccccccccccccccccaccgtgtacccttctttctctccctcttactctcccccccccccccaccgtgttcccttctctctccccctcttactctccccccccccccccccactgtgttcccttctctctccccctcatactctccccccccccccccactgtgttcccttctctctccccctcttactctccccccccttcccccgcccccaccgtattcccttctctctctccctcttactctcccCCCAACcgtgttcccttctctctcccattaCCTGCTCCAAGCAGATACCCTCCaaaattgttttcttctttgattcACATTTTTGGTGGGTATGTGAACATATATAACATAATCACTTATGTAATGCAAAAAAATGTAATGTGTTGTGACTTGATAAAatgatgtgtgtatgcacacacttatgtatacgtgtatgcgtctgtgcatctgtgtttttgtgcatgtagGTTTCCTGTTTGGTTTTATCCAAAGATCAAGCAtctgttctatttttttttccaaagatgaTCAGTGGATCAGTAAGCATGCTTTGaaaccttgaaactaaaactgattgTATATTTTTGGCCTTAATGTATTGAAATGATTCTTGCAACAGATGATTTTGATGAACCTGGTTTCATTCACGTTATATGtgattttttctctttcattgttttgttttgcgtgttTATGTATAGCAAAATTAGAAATTAAGAtgttcattaacaacaacaacttctgaACGATATCGCCACGCCAATTTTATACGCCTGCCAAtgttcccctcctctctcacccccaccccctttcagacAGTTTTACACTGCCTGCAAAATCGGATGCCGTGTAAGGTGCAtagcctctctcccctcttctctgccCTCTGGGCTCCCATCCAGTGGTGTTTCCATCATCACCCCTCCTGATGATGCAGCACATGGCAGGTGTGAGCCCCCGAATGTCGCTTCACCCTCCTGTGATGTAAACAACATGTGTCGTAAGCAACACAAGTGAGTGGAGGTGAAAGTTGATGAACTTTTCCGTCTTGGTGTATCATAAACACAGCCCTTTGGATCAGATTGTTTGGCGGGACAAGAACTGCCGTTGTGGTTTCTCGCTCATGGCTGCGTTGATTTTGATTTAACTGCAGTTTTGATTTGATTGCTGTTAGTTGATTAATGAGAGGCATGCACAGGCAAGCACAAGCACATATATGAAGACAGACACTCGTTGATGGATtgggaggttgggggaagggggggcttgCCAGGGAATGCGTGTCATAACCAAACCGTGGTATTTCCCGAAGTTTACACCCACACCTCAGGACTCCACCGGTCGAATAACGAATCGCTCATAACACCAAAACTCATTGAAAAACTTGCGCTAACCAGTTGGCCGTCAGCTCTACTAGTAACCCAAATCTCTGTGTGGTGCTTTATGTATAGACACTAATGTCTCAGGTGTCAGTGTCTGCGCTTTACGTCGGTGGACGTGGAAACCCAAACAGTAAAGTCACCAAGACTTCCTTCCGGTGGCATCAGCAACAACTGAGCCCTGTCTTGGTGTGGTAGTttactgctgctggtgatgactgTGTGCTGACAGTTTTTATGTCTGCGCCAACAGTCGTGTGGCGCCAGGGAATATGATAGTTGACGTTTGTTCTCACCCagccccttcctttcccccttcccctgacTTCAGCCATGGAGACTGTGTCTGTTCTCACAGTGCCAGTAACGTACGAAATTCAAGGTTTGACAGTATTAAGATTCTGTGGACtccccaaaacaaagcaaaacaaaatgcagtttaagaataaagaaaaaaagaaaagaaaaaaaaaagaagcaaaacaaaaacaaattgcaATTCAAGATTAGTTGATACGTTttcgtagcccccccccccccccttccggaaaaacaaacgaacacaaaacTAAATCCAAAGCACAAAAGGAagttagcgcgcgcgcgcccacacacacacacacacacaaacgactgaATGGAATCCAGccccccttccactctccccATCCTtcacatcagcccctaacctcaACCGCCAGCCCACCCCCCACATAAGCAAACACAAGCCATTACCACCCCCCACCGAGCTGTCAATCATCCGCAACGTTCCCACTGTGCCCCAAGATTCCACGCTGCCATCCGCAGCACATTCCTCCCCACACGAAGAAAGGCCCCACGGAATGATTTGCTGTCATTTCATCAAAAACCGAGCAagcagcccccctcctccccagccacccccacccccttcctcccacaaaACACCGAAGCCACAGAGTACAGTGGAAAAACATATACAGAATACATCACCGTGATGAAAAGCTGacagcttgcgtgtgtgtgtgtgtgtgtgtgtgtgtgtgagcgtgtgtggagagagagagagagagcgtgtgtggagagaatgtgtggatttgtgtgtgtgtgggagggatgaaagagagagagagtgtgtgtgtgtttgtggtggagatgtgtgtgtgtgcgtgtgtgtgtgtgtgtgtgtgtgttcttctcactCCCCTCCAAAAGATACAGTAATCTGTCCCCCATCACTGTAGGCCCATTTCCTCAGATCCCAATCTACCCTGTTGCAACATGAAAAGCCACTTCATACGGACAGACAGCTATTGAGAACCTTGAGTGTGATATAAACCTGACAGCTTGAATGGGTGCGTCTGTAAGCATGTGTGTCCCTGTACTGATtcggtggtacacacacacacacacacacacacacatatatatatatatatatatatatatatatatatataatatgtgtgtgtgtgtgtgtgtgtgtattagaatgTGTACCCtcctgtggttgtgtgtgtgtgcatgcgagtatgtttatgtgtgtgtgtgtgagagagagagagaggtattagaATGTGTACCCTCGTGTGGATGTAAAATTAAAGCAcactcaaaagtgtgtgtgtgtgtgtatgtgtgtgtgtgcgtgcgtgcgtgtgtgtgtgtgtgtgtgtatgagtgagtgacagacagacgaatagacagagacagacagggagacagatagacgaaGAGACCGAGCTACAGGACAAACAAGACAGAAGCGAATTAGCTATTCTGTTACATCCTGATGATAGTGCACGAATGTAAATCTGCTACagatcacccccctccccccgccccctccccacccccactcactctctctgtctgcctgtttgtctctctgtctctcgtaaaCGTAAAAAATACAgtttaatctctgtctctttctctctgcctctctctctctctctctgcctctctctctcataaaagtaaaaaatacaatttactctctctctctctctctctcgtaaacgTAGAAAATGCAATTTACTCTCTCTGCttgttcctcacacacacacacacacacacacacacacacacacacacaaaaaaaaaacccacaacgacACTGTAACCTCCTCTGTATCCCCCCtatcacatgggctgttaagcaaATGACAGTAAAGAGTTGTAGTGTCAAGAGTGTCTCTCCGTGACACACACGGTGACttacaggcgcgcacacacacacacacacacgcacgcacacacacacacacacacacacacacacattttctttcttcttgtcttttactTTTTAGCATCCCTCCCGAACCCCGACAACGAGCAAGCCGCTTTGGCAGAACGCTTAACAAGTAAAGCAATCAGCTGATTAGCGAACCTCTGCTCAACACTCACCCCACAATCAGCGTGTCAGTTTGCCAGTTCTTAACACGAAAATAAACGGCTGAGTTTGGCAGGTCTTCTTCTTGTCCCTCGTCTTTTCCTTAtccctttgttctttttcttctatcttttcttttccctctttttcgtgttttttttttttcttttcctttctttttcttttcttaacttgGCTTATGCAAGTGGCTCAGCAATACATCGGCCCACAGACACGAACCTTTGGAAGTGTTATGTGGAAAGTCGCAAGGAAGgtatagagaaaaagagaaagaaaaaaaaaaggtcttatctacaaacacacgcgcagacacacacacacacacacacacacacagaggcgcgcgcgcgacCGTTTCAAGCCTTAATAACCCTTTAAAATCATCCTGAATCACCGTGGATTTCAAcatcaccctaaaaaaaaaaatttttttttaaatggaactCGGACTTCCATATCTAGTCTCGCTTTTAGCACAAACACAGTTTACATAATTTCACACTTTTGTTAAAGTGGACAGACGTAAAATTAAAAACTaatcccatcaccaccaccaccctcccctttatacacacgcacaaacacacacggttaaaaacaacgaaaaaagaaaaccaaaaaactccggggggaaaaaaagatggggTGGGACGAGAGTACACGCACAGACGTATCTGTCTGAAGGGTAAGACGCATAACTGGCACTTCTTTATCTCAGTGCACCCTCTGGTCTGAAAGGTCCCACCCCTGATAGACCCCTTTATCAGAAAAGGAAGCCAAACTTTAATGAAAATCCGCGGCGATCTTATTACGTCCGGTGCTTTCGCCAACGAACCTTACGTCAAGGAGCATGAAGCAATGACAAGgagaataattatgatgataaaattaataatatgtacgtgtgtatatcgCCCTTTCGAAGAGCTTAGGACGCTTTACGTAAAAGAAACAGTTACAAATTAAATGAGCCACTCAtgacaactctctttctctcttccccccccccccctatccccacccccttctctcgtTCTTCATAGTGGTAGTGTTGGGGAAGTGGGAAACCAAGAGTGCTTACAAACTGGTTCTGAAAAgacgagtttttagtgaagagcagaGTCAGATGAACAGATGTAATTTCCTAATTTAGTACCCTAAATTCTGGGACTTATTGAGTCATTCAAACGAAAAATTTCGCGTGTTTTTGCAATTTTAGGCATGCGAGAGATAACACTTAACGTGTAATCCACCCTCTTAGAAAATGAGAGTGAGCCTTCAACTTGAAAGCAACGCAAGAATTACCCACATCATGAACACAAAGCGATAAACGTGTTGACCTTGGCATGGTTTGGGGAAAGCGGAAAGAGCGGCTCGCAGACTGGCTCGAACTGAATGAAGCGCATAGAGCTTATAGCAAGACTTAATAAATAACACTGTCACTGCAGACGATTTTGGGGACCTGGCAAGATAGTTACACATATATTAGTATAGCGACTGGATCTGCGCTGCATCGAAATGAAACCCAATAACCCTCAAACTAAAAGTCGAAAACCACTGGTATAGGTAATATCGCTTCGACGATGCACGAAAATTGTCGTTAGAACAGAATCTGATAGGAAAGTACAACTGCCAGAGCGTTAAGCTTAcgtcaaagaaaaaaatgacgCAAGGCAGCTGTTGACGTAATTCCACAGACAATGCACTTTTCGCCGGATGGGAAAGTATTGGAGTCATTGAATGAAGGGTTCTGAAAAAGAagagtgtggtgtgggatggtgatggatgtgtgtgtgtgtgaaggaaacatAACATTGCACTGACATCAGATTAATGGACATCAGATTAATTGACATTTTCTTGCTCGACTAAGTGTTcggggtgtgtggtggta of Babylonia areolata isolate BAREFJ2019XMU chromosome 30, ASM4173473v1, whole genome shotgun sequence contains these proteins:
- the LOC143275506 gene encoding beta-1,4-galactosyltransferase galt-1-like, yielding MSRFSRVKQTLLFLTFCSMSYLGLICQVQILLPVNPVKRPEKDELRFLDYEHTPAVQSIETDDLSYRQPWKNRLEDKGERLALDPAGRLENSMTHGYTHFGGDADNSPLKHHAQQRAGKPAVEDMGENLAGRSENKNSMDNFTQFGGDGAISQLKHDTQRVVNFIPVGGMYVFGTFLDLRQKGNATVRLFVLQHRKDQDGLVCITANKAKKNHTLFAQPYRMCENHGKHYEGWIYSCVLPNTMKTLPQQISVAPLSQRHTRSTHTVLKLKTIPPQTEQNVSNIGVCVPPLFGQPNLASIIHFIQMCKVLGANRVFMYTGNDTSLEIKKFLIHHSLRDKDASLSMTDWNLPGNVSQSPDGVWYHGQLLAIQDCLYHNMASFRHLLFMDLDEMLMPRLTRTWPEMLDKIFTQHDEKHSSAIAALVFKSVFFDPTRLPPQDSENILYFQHVHRTVAASRVRNKLMVRPLTVFELGIHHLSKSLSDGYRSMEVREKVAVVHHYRQCEEERGGEKGEERGGGRRDMKCDLVTEDRAMLTYKDRLTRMSHRVITHASRLFA